A window from Armatimonadota bacterium encodes these proteins:
- a CDS encoding dicarboxylate/amino acid:cation symporter: protein MERTRGIPLHAKILIGLVLGAICGSIGQALWAKDDTFVWTVANVMEPIGTIFMRMLFMIVVPLLFSALVMGVMEIGDARKVGRVGLLSLLMTLLLSGIAVGIGITAVNLVKPGEGIDHSKVSTAMPSSAAKDAEKAAAKAKESREKKPADYVLEMVPTNPVKSAAEAMDGGLFALMFFGIVFGLAMSKVDAEKSLPVKQFLEGLFAVSQQVIEFALRMAPYGVFALGFKTTALLGLDALGALGKYAILVLVALAFHQFVVYSLAILTIAKRSPLEFFRQIRTVMVTAFATSSSNATLPTALKVAEEEVGLPRDISSFVLTVGATANQNGTALFEGITVLFLAQFYGIHLEVGQQVTVMFLSILAGVGTAGVPGGSWPLIAIVLLNIGVPVEGIGLCIGIDRILDMSRTVLNVTGDITIAACVTKLMGGKVQDVPEEALA, encoded by the coding sequence ATGGAACGAACACGCGGCATACCGCTACACGCGAAGATCCTGATCGGGCTGGTGCTTGGGGCTATTTGCGGCTCGATCGGCCAGGCCCTCTGGGCCAAGGACGACACCTTCGTGTGGACGGTAGCCAACGTGATGGAGCCGATCGGCACGATCTTCATGCGGATGCTGTTCATGATCGTCGTTCCGCTGCTGTTCTCGGCGCTGGTCATGGGCGTCATGGAGATCGGCGACGCCCGAAAGGTCGGCAGGGTGGGCCTGCTGTCCCTGCTCATGACCCTCTTGCTTTCCGGCATAGCCGTTGGGATTGGCATCACGGCGGTCAACCTGGTGAAGCCGGGCGAGGGCATCGACCACTCGAAAGTAAGCACTGCCATGCCTTCTTCGGCCGCAAAAGACGCCGAGAAAGCGGCTGCCAAGGCAAAGGAGTCGCGTGAGAAGAAGCCGGCGGACTATGTGCTCGAAATGGTACCGACCAACCCCGTCAAATCGGCTGCGGAGGCCATGGATGGCGGCCTCTTTGCGCTGATGTTTTTCGGCATCGTGTTCGGGCTCGCGATGTCGAAAGTCGACGCCGAAAAGTCGCTCCCGGTCAAGCAGTTTCTGGAGGGCCTTTTCGCGGTCTCCCAACAGGTCATCGAGTTTGCGCTTCGCATGGCGCCCTATGGCGTATTCGCGCTGGGCTTCAAGACCACTGCGCTGTTGGGTCTCGATGCGCTAGGGGCGTTAGGGAAATACGCGATCCTCGTGCTGGTGGCGCTGGCCTTTCACCAGTTCGTGGTGTATAGCCTTGCCATCCTCACCATCGCCAAGCGCAGCCCACTGGAGTTCTTCAGGCAAATCCGAACGGTGATGGTCACTGCGTTCGCCACAAGCTCTAGCAACGCCACGCTCCCGACGGCGCTCAAGGTGGCTGAGGAGGAGGTCGGGCTCCCACGCGACATCAGCTCGTTCGTACTGACGGTGGGCGCCACTGCCAATCAGAATGGGACCGCGCTCTTTGAAGGGATCACGGTGTTGTTCCTCGCCCAGTTCTACGGGATTCACCTGGAGGTCGGCCAACAGGTGACGGTGATGTTCCTTTCAATCCTCGCGGGCGTGGGCACCGCGGGAGTCCCAGGTGGCTCCTGGCCCCTCATTGCGATTGTTCTGTTGAACATCGGGGTGCCGGTGGAAGGCATCGGCCTATGTATTGGCATTGACCGAATTCTGGATATGAGCCGCACGGTGCTTAACGTCACCGGCGACATCACGATCGCTGCATGCGTGACGAAGCTGATGGGGGGCAAGGTCCAAGACGTTCCGGAAGAGGCGCTGGCGTAG
- a CDS encoding M61 family metallopeptidase produces the protein MRTLPSSLRLGAASLLLLSAAAALQAEILYRVKPNADHTRLVVSMQFLAKAGPLELQIPNWAPGSYRLSFPWRNVQDLTVIGPKGTELLAEKPNDHTWKAAVSEPGAVTVSYTMPAQATGGILHYSGPSTYLYVVGRKSESCKLSVEVPQGWKVAVGLDAARGAANTFSAKDYDVLADNPVTLGDFIELSYTSHGKPHTLALRGPGASGVNKDELLKMCKSVSDSQGDFMGGLPFNKYVWHFSVSQGTGGGGGLEHLSSTQISFAQNMTSSTLRLFAHEYFHLWNVKRIRSRVLGPFDYTQLPKTGALWFLEGTTDYYASLLPMRYGHMSRDDFFRDLVSNTRSVRGNAARLEVSPHDASYRVREAANGMGNSNGYNISYYNLGWLLGFCLDIEMRARTNGRRSLDDVTRALWAMCKNDQPGFEEDEIRKQLVKFGGTPMGAVYDQIVMKPGELPIEAALEKVGFKLDSSPETYVEPGFTVGGFGGGGGQGSGNATPPPGARISAVREISSPLSNGDFLVEVNGVSVVGSSPQETNNKARNAVAALKADVVAKLKVVRDGKPMDVEVTPKSAQRSALRVSELPNPTKEQLAFREAWVSGGRKK, from the coding sequence ATGCGCACCCTTCCAAGTTCCTTGCGGCTGGGCGCAGCCAGCCTCCTGCTGCTATCAGCGGCTGCCGCTCTTCAAGCTGAAATCCTGTACAGGGTCAAGCCAAATGCGGACCATACGAGGCTCGTCGTCAGCATGCAGTTCCTGGCAAAGGCGGGGCCTCTGGAGCTGCAGATTCCCAACTGGGCGCCGGGCTCCTATCGTCTGTCATTCCCCTGGCGCAACGTCCAAGACCTGACGGTGATTGGCCCCAAGGGGACCGAGCTTTTGGCTGAGAAACCGAACGACCACACCTGGAAAGCCGCGGTATCTGAGCCTGGGGCGGTGACGGTCTCTTACACCATGCCTGCACAGGCAACCGGCGGCATCCTTCACTATTCCGGGCCCTCGACTTATCTCTATGTGGTGGGCCGCAAGTCCGAATCCTGCAAGCTCTCGGTCGAGGTGCCGCAGGGCTGGAAAGTGGCTGTGGGCCTTGATGCTGCCAGGGGCGCTGCCAACACCTTTTCGGCAAAAGACTATGACGTATTGGCCGATAACCCGGTCACGCTGGGGGATTTCATCGAGCTCTCCTACACATCGCATGGCAAGCCGCACACCTTGGCGCTCCGAGGCCCCGGGGCGAGTGGTGTGAATAAGGATGAGCTTCTGAAGATGTGCAAATCCGTTTCGGACAGCCAGGGTGACTTTATGGGAGGCCTGCCGTTCAACAAGTACGTCTGGCATTTCAGCGTGAGCCAGGGTACGGGCGGTGGCGGCGGTCTGGAGCATCTGAGCAGCACTCAGATCAGCTTCGCGCAGAACATGACGTCGAGCACGCTGCGCCTGTTTGCCCACGAATACTTCCATCTATGGAACGTCAAACGTATCCGTTCCAGAGTGCTCGGCCCGTTCGACTACACGCAGCTCCCGAAAACGGGCGCGCTATGGTTCTTGGAAGGAACCACAGACTATTACGCCAGCCTGCTGCCCATGCGTTACGGCCACATGAGCCGCGATGATTTCTTCCGAGACCTGGTCTCAAACACCCGCAGCGTCCGTGGCAACGCGGCTCGGCTGGAGGTCAGCCCTCACGACGCCAGCTATCGCGTTCGCGAGGCGGCCAACGGCATGGGCAACAGCAATGGCTACAACATCAGCTACTACAACCTTGGCTGGCTCCTCGGATTCTGCCTGGACATCGAAATGCGCGCGAGGACCAACGGGCGGCGCTCGCTGGATGACGTCACCAGAGCGCTTTGGGCGATGTGCAAAAACGACCAGCCGGGCTTTGAAGAGGACGAGATTCGCAAGCAGTTGGTGAAGTTCGGTGGGACACCGATGGGCGCGGTCTACGACCAGATCGTGATGAAGCCTGGCGAGCTTCCCATCGAAGCGGCGCTTGAGAAGGTGGGATTTAAGCTGGACAGCTCCCCCGAGACCTACGTGGAGCCGGGATTCACGGTTGGCGGGTTCGGCGGTGGTGGGGGCCAGGGCAGCGGCAATGCGACCCCACCTCCTGGAGCGCGCATTTCCGCGGTCAGGGAAATCTCTTCTCCCCTGAGCAACGGAGACTTCCTGGTTGAAGTGAACGGCGTGAGTGTCGTCGGATCGAGCCCGCAGGAGACAAACAACAAGGCCCGAAACGCCGTTGCGGCGCTGAAGGCGGACGTCGTCGCGAAGCTCAAGGTCGTCCGCGATGGAAAGCCAATGGACGTAGAGGTCACGCCCAAGAGCGCTCAGCGTTCGGCACTGCGGGTTAGCGAGCTCCCCAACCCTACGAAAGAGCAGCTTGCCTTCCGTGAGGCTTGGGTTTCTGGGGGAAGGAAAAAGTAA